Proteins encoded in a region of the candidate division Zixibacteria bacterium HGW-Zixibacteria-1 genome:
- a CDS encoding RNA-splicing ligase RtcB: MTREKYRRIGDNIWEIPVDYKAGMRVPARILSSSQLIDGIDEKVIDQITNVACLPGIKRYALCMPDGHMGYGFPIGGVAAFSLSDGVISPGGIGFDINCGMRMLRTNLTLDELRPKMEELLNGLFRTIPSGVGSKGFLNLDRRNFNAVMEQGLDWCLENEYATETDIERIEDRGHLRGGDHGKVSEKAVSRGINQMGTLGSGNHYLEVEIARPENIYNRDIAGQFGIDRDNQVLVAIHCGSRGFGHQIATDYLQVFAGSVRKYGLEVRDRELMSAPIDSDEGRNYASAMACAANAAFVNRQLIVYGIRKVFRQVFGKNDTELGIETIYDVAHNIAKFEKYFIDGREETLLVHRKGATRSFGPGKAEVPEVYRRVGQPVIVGGSMETGSALLCGTAVADSETFGSSLHGAGRTMSRMKAKKTIRGDMVKKRMHDSGILVKTGYMPGLAEEAAFAYKDIDQVVDAVDKLGISRKVARFDPVLNIKG; the protein is encoded by the coding sequence ATGACACGAGAGAAGTACCGTCGAATCGGTGACAATATCTGGGAGATTCCGGTCGACTACAAGGCCGGTATGCGGGTTCCGGCAAGGATACTATCGTCATCGCAGCTTATTGATGGGATCGACGAAAAGGTCATCGATCAGATCACCAATGTGGCCTGTCTGCCGGGTATAAAGCGTTACGCCCTGTGTATGCCGGATGGTCATATGGGCTATGGATTCCCGATTGGCGGTGTGGCGGCTTTTTCGCTTAGTGACGGTGTGATATCTCCCGGAGGAATAGGTTTCGACATCAATTGCGGTATGCGGATGCTGCGGACAAATCTGACTCTGGATGAACTGCGACCCAAAATGGAAGAGCTCTTGAACGGCCTGTTTCGGACAATACCATCAGGTGTCGGTTCCAAAGGTTTCTTGAACCTCGATCGCAGGAATTTTAATGCCGTCATGGAGCAGGGATTGGACTGGTGCCTCGAAAATGAATATGCGACTGAAACCGATATTGAGCGAATTGAAGATCGCGGTCACTTGCGCGGAGGTGACCACGGCAAAGTCTCGGAGAAGGCAGTATCGAGAGGTATCAATCAGATGGGAACCCTGGGGTCGGGAAATCATTATCTTGAGGTCGAGATTGCGCGACCCGAAAATATTTATAATCGCGATATAGCCGGACAATTCGGTATCGACCGGGATAATCAGGTGCTGGTGGCCATCCATTGCGGATCAAGAGGCTTCGGTCATCAGATTGCCACTGATTATCTGCAAGTTTTTGCAGGTAGTGTCAGAAAGTACGGTCTTGAAGTTCGCGATAGAGAGTTAATGTCGGCTCCGATTGATTCGGATGAAGGCCGGAATTATGCCTCGGCCATGGCCTGTGCCGCCAACGCCGCCTTCGTGAACCGTCAATTGATTGTATATGGTATTCGCAAGGTCTTCCGGCAGGTATTTGGCAAAAATGATACTGAACTCGGCATCGAAACGATTTATGACGTGGCGCATAACATCGCCAAATTCGAAAAATACTTCATCGACGGCAGAGAAGAGACATTATTGGTGCATCGTAAAGGAGCCACACGGTCCTTTGGCCCCGGCAAGGCGGAAGTTCCCGAGGTCTATCGCCGGGTCGGTCAACCGGTGATCGTGGGCGGTTCCATGGAAACCGGATCGGCTCTCCTGTGCGGAACGGCGGTCGCCGACAGCGAAACCTTCGGATCATCGCTTCACGGCGCGGGGCGGACCATGTCGCGCATGAAGGCCAAAAAAACGATACGCGGCGATATGGTCAAGAAACGGATGCATGACAGCGGCATTCTGGTAAAGACCGGATATATGCCCGGCCTGGCCGAAGAGGCTGCTTTTGCGTACAAAGACATCGATCAGGTGGTTGATGCGGTCGATAAACTTGGCATTTCCAGAAAGGTTGCACGTTTTGACCCGGTGCTGAACATAAAGGGATAA
- a CDS encoding ferredoxin has product MAMKITDECTACGLCLPECPTSSIEEGDIYVINPDTCNECEDQDEGPHCVAVCPVECIEKAE; this is encoded by the coding sequence ATGGCGATGAAAATTACGGATGAGTGCACTGCCTGCGGGCTCTGTCTGCCGGAATGTCCGACTTCTTCGATTGAAGAAGGGGACATTTACGTTATTAATCCCGACACCTGCAATGAATGTGAAGACCAGGATGAAGGCCCTCACTGCGTTGCGGTCTGCCCGGTAGAGTGCATCGAAAAAGCCGAATAA
- a CDS encoding glycogen synthase GlgA, protein MKSLNIAFITPEAVPYAKTGGLADVSGSLPAALAARGHKVRLFMPKYRSVSAFLAESNRPDISFNCLVGDKEVPAEIYSLTDKESGVEIYFIGNDFFFDREALYVDPTTGKDYPDNDERFIFFGRAVLELVKILDWKPDIFHANDWQSGLVPALLKTAYYEDPFFAKSRTVFTIHNMGYQGQFPEDTFDKLNIAESNFYAAGPFEYWGDINFMKAGIALADKVTTVSATYAQEIQLNDDFGKGLQGVLAERSADLVGILNGVDYNQWSPQKDKLIPHRYFPANLSGKKKNKLELLNRCGFPLRSEQPLIGVISRLDRQKGFDLLKEIMGDIMALDLQLVLLGTGDEEYHRFFAEIEKEYPDKCRAFLTFDNKLAHLIEAGSDIFLMPSRYEPCGLNQMYSMKYGTIPIVRRTGGLADSVINFNEEALTGTGFVFDDYKSAELLETIKKAVQTFSRRKVWFKIIKRAMAQDFSWARSAIKYEELYFQTLQ, encoded by the coding sequence ATGAAGTCACTGAATATTGCTTTCATAACCCCCGAAGCGGTTCCTTATGCCAAAACCGGGGGACTGGCCGATGTCTCGGGTTCACTCCCGGCGGCTTTGGCAGCGAGAGGGCACAAAGTCAGGCTTTTTATGCCGAAATACCGTTCTGTTTCGGCTTTTCTTGCTGAATCGAATCGTCCCGATATTAGCTTCAACTGCCTGGTGGGCGACAAAGAGGTTCCGGCCGAAATATATTCATTAACCGATAAAGAATCGGGTGTGGAAATCTATTTTATCGGGAATGACTTCTTCTTCGATCGGGAGGCATTATATGTCGATCCGACGACGGGCAAAGATTACCCCGATAACGATGAACGTTTTATATTTTTCGGCCGGGCGGTGCTGGAACTTGTAAAAATTCTCGATTGGAAACCGGATATATTTCATGCCAACGACTGGCAAAGCGGGCTGGTACCGGCGCTTCTGAAAACCGCTTATTACGAAGATCCGTTTTTTGCCAAAAGCCGCACTGTCTTCACGATACATAATATGGGATACCAGGGACAGTTTCCAGAGGATACATTTGACAAACTGAATATCGCTGAATCCAATTTTTATGCGGCGGGACCGTTTGAATATTGGGGTGATATCAATTTCATGAAAGCGGGTATCGCGTTGGCCGACAAGGTTACGACCGTATCGGCGACCTATGCGCAGGAAATTCAATTAAATGACGATTTCGGCAAGGGCCTGCAGGGAGTTCTGGCCGAACGCTCCGCCGATTTAGTCGGTATATTAAACGGCGTTGATTACAATCAATGGTCACCTCAAAAGGATAAGCTGATTCCGCACCGGTATTTTCCGGCCAATTTGTCCGGCAAGAAGAAGAATAAGTTGGAACTGTTGAATAGATGTGGTTTCCCCCTCAGAAGCGAACAGCCATTGATAGGCGTCATCTCGCGTCTGGACAGGCAAAAGGGCTTTGATCTCCTGAAGGAAATTATGGGCGACATAATGGCCCTCGACTTGCAATTGGTTCTTCTGGGTACCGGTGATGAGGAATACCATCGGTTTTTTGCCGAGATTGAAAAAGAATATCCTGACAAGTGCCGGGCCTTCCTGACATTCGACAACAAGCTGGCTCACCTGATAGAAGCCGGATCGGATATTTTTCTAATGCCTTCCCGATACGAGCCTTGCGGTTTGAATCAGATGTACAGCATGAAATATGGAACCATTCCAATCGTTCGTAGAACCGGCGGTCTGGCTGATTCGGTCATTAATTTCAATGAAGAAGCACTTACCGGCACCGGCTTTGTCTTCGACGATTATAAATCAGCGGAATTGCTGGAGACCATTAAGAAAGCGGTTCAGACTTTCTCGCGCAGGAAAGTCTGGTTCAAGATTATCAAGCGGGCCATGGCTCAGGATTTCTCGTGGGCCAGGTCGGCCATCAAGTATGAAGAATTGTATTTCCAGACCCTTCAATAA
- the galT gene encoding galactose-1-phosphate uridylyltransferase: MPEFRRDPILGRWVIISTDRGKRPSSYGNLPKQEEPKMCPFCPGNEFNTPPEVAAYRKDGSEPNKPGWFLRVISNKYPALRIEGNLDREPKGIYDKMNGIGAHEVIIENPDHSKDLADLTVKEIKNILWMYRDRTLDLQRDRRFKYILIFKNHGEAAGASLEHTHSQLIATPIIPKKVEEEIMGAQKYFNFKERCIFCDIVRQELTDKERIVNDYGDFISFEPFASRFPFETWIMPKQHISHLIDFSDDVFIYLAEALKDTLNRIRVALNNPPFNYILHSAPIGKEYDHVFHWHIEIIPKLTRMAGFEWGSGFYINPTLPEDAAAFMRNVDLSRIEQLFGVGAVK, encoded by the coding sequence ATGCCTGAATTTCGCAGAGATCCGATATTGGGCCGATGGGTTATTATATCCACCGACCGTGGTAAAAGACCTTCAAGCTATGGCAACCTGCCCAAGCAGGAAGAGCCCAAGATGTGCCCGTTTTGTCCGGGGAATGAATTCAATACTCCGCCCGAAGTCGCCGCTTATCGAAAGGACGGCTCGGAGCCGAATAAACCGGGATGGTTTCTGAGGGTGATTTCCAATAAATACCCGGCGCTTCGAATCGAAGGAAATCTTGACCGGGAACCCAAGGGCATCTATGACAAAATGAATGGAATCGGCGCCCATGAGGTCATTATTGAGAATCCTGATCATTCTAAGGACCTGGCCGATTTAACGGTTAAGGAAATTAAGAACATTCTCTGGATGTATCGCGACCGCACTCTTGACCTCCAGCGGGACCGGCGCTTCAAATACATTTTAATATTCAAGAATCACGGTGAAGCCGCCGGCGCATCACTGGAACATACCCACAGCCAGTTGATAGCGACGCCCATTATTCCCAAAAAAGTGGAAGAAGAAATAATGGGGGCACAGAAGTATTTCAATTTTAAAGAGCGGTGCATCTTTTGCGACATCGTTCGCCAGGAATTGACCGACAAGGAAAGAATAGTCAATGACTACGGCGACTTCATTTCCTTCGAACCGTTTGCCTCGCGGTTTCCATTCGAAACCTGGATAATGCCCAAGCAGCATATATCTCATTTAATAGATTTCTCGGATGATGTTTTCATATATCTGGCCGAGGCCTTGAAAGACACACTCAATCGAATCAGGGTGGCTCTGAATAATCCACCCTTCAATTATATTCTACACTCGGCGCCGATTGGGAAAGAGTATGATCATGTGTTTCACTGGCACATTGAAATAATTCCCAAACTGACCCGGATGGCCGGTTTCGAATGGGGTTCCGGCTTTTATATCAACCCGACTTTGCCGGAAGATGCGGCGGCCTTCATGAGAAATGTCGACCTCTCCCGGATCGAGCAGCTTTTTGGAGTCGGTGCGGTAAAATAG